From the genome of Amycolatopsis granulosa:
GCGCAGCGCCTGCGCCATCGCGGAGTGCTCGGAGTCGACCGGGACCAGCTGGCCGGGCTGGGCCTTCTCGAGCACCAGCGGCCCGCCGGCGATGAGCGACTCCTTGTTCGCCAGGGCCAGGGTCGCACCGGTCTCCAGTGCCTTGAGCGTCGGTTCCAGGCCCTGTGAACCGGGCATGCCGTTGAGGACGACGTCGACCCGCACCGCGCCGATCAGCTCTCCGACGGCGTCGCGGCCGGCGAAGATGCGCGGCAGCTTGAACTCGCCCCGCGAGTAGCCGCGCTTCTGCGCCTCGGCGTACAGCGCGAGCTGCAGGTCCTCGACCACCGTGGGCTTTGTCACTGCCACGGCGTCGACCCGGTGCGCCAGCGCCTGCGCCGCGAGCAGCGCAGGGTCGGACCCGCCCGCGGCGATACCCGCGATGCGGAAGAGGTGCTGGTTGCGGGCGGCAACGTCCAGAGCCTGGGTGCCGATCGAGCCGGTCGAGCCGAGCACGAGCACGGTGCGGGGTGCGTTCATCGGGGCCATTGTCGCGAACGCGTCCGAGCGGGTCATCGGCGCGTGGTGGGTCGGGGTGTGGAATCATCCAGTTGGACGTTCGTGCAGGGCCTGGAGGAGTGATCGTGGCGAGCAAGGCGGTCGAGAAGCGGCAGCAGGCCGCTCCGGCGAAGGTGGACCCGCGGGACGAGCCGTCGGCCGAGTGGGGCTGGCACGGCGGGTTCCCGAAGGGCGGACGCATCGCGGGCTGGCTCTCCGTCGTCGTGCTGCTGGCGATGATCTACAACAACCACGAGAACAACACCGAGAACGTGTGGCTGGTCGGCATCGCGATCGCCATCGTGATCGGACTGCTGCTGGACCTCCGGAAGAGGCGCACGGCCTGGCGCCGCTGAGCCGTCATCGAGATCGCCGAGGCGCCCCGGTCCACCCGGGGCGCTTTTTTCGTGCCCGTTGTGGCGAGCTGTCCACTGCGCCCGGTTGGCCGGTTTATCGCGTCACCCAGATGGGTAGTACCGGACCCACGATGGATCACGCTGGGGAGGTTCGGATGTATCGAGTTCGCCCGTCCAGGCCGATGGCGGTGTTCGGCGCGGTCTTCGGGGTCGCGATGATCATTTTCGTCCTGGTGAGGTTCGACCTGAGCGAGCCCTTCACCTGGTTGTGGGGTGCCGGCGCGCTCGCCATCGTCGTGTTCAACCTGTGGGCCGCCTTCTCCCCCCGGGGCGCCACCTACAAGATCGGCGAGGACCACGACACCCGCGACGAAGCCCGCAGCCGCTAACGCCCGGGCCGTGTCCGCCGTGTCTGCGGTGTCTGCGCTGTCTGGCTCGTCAGCCTTCGGCGGCGAGCTGGCCGCAGGCGGCGGCGATCTCCTGCCCGCGCGTGTCCCGCACGGTACAGGCCACGCCGCCCTCGTTGACGCGTCGCACGAACTCGCGTTCCACCGGCTTCGGCGAAGCGTCCCACTCCGAGCCCGGCGTCGGGTTCAGCGGGATCAGGTTGACGTGCACCAGCCGGCCCAGGTGCCGGCGCAACCGCTTCGCGAGCAGGTCGGCGCGCCACGGCTGGTCGTTGACGTCGCGGATGAGCGCGTACTCGATCGACACGCGACGGCCCGTGGTGTCGGCGTAGTACCGTGCCGCCTCCAGGACCTCGTCGACCGGCCAGCGGTTGTTCACCGGCACCAGGGTGTCGCGCAGCTCGTCGTCCGGGGTGTGCAGCGACACCGCGAGCCGGACCTGCATCTTCTCGTCGGCGAGCCGGCGGATCGCCGGCGCCAGGCCGACCGTCGACACGGTCACCGAGCGTTGTGAGATGCCCAGGCCGTTCGGGGCCGGATCGGTGATGCGGCGGACCGCCGCGATCACCCGCTTGTAGTTCGCGAGCGGCTCGCCCATGCCCATGAACACGATGTTCGACAGCCGTCCCGGGCCGCCGGGCATCAGCCCGTCCCGCATGACCGCGGCGGCCGAGCGGACCTGGTCGACGATCTCGGCCGTGGACAGGTTGCGGGTCAGCCCGGCCTGACCGGTCGCGCAGAACGGGCACGCCATGCCGCAGCCGGCCTGGCTGGAGATGCACAGCGTGGCCCGGTCCGGGTAGCGCATCAGGACGCTTTCGAGCAGCGTGCCGTCGTGCGCGCGCCACAGCATCTTGCGGGTGGCGCCGTCGTCGCAGGCCACTGCGCGCACCTCGGTGAGCAGCGGTGGCATCAGCTCGGACACCAGCCGCTCGCGCGCGGCGGCGGGAATGTCGGTCATCGCGGCCGGGTCGGCGGTCAGCCGGGCGAAGTAGTGGTTCGACAGCTGCTTGGCGCGGAAGGGCTTCTCACCGAGGTCGCTGACGGCCGCCGCGCGTTCGGCGGCGGTCAGGTCGGCGAGGTGGCGAGGCGGCATCCCACGCCGGGGAGCCTCGAAGAGCAGCGGCAATGTCGACACAACCACACATTCTCCCACGCCGACCCACGGCCCGGCCCCGCGCCCCGGCCGGGCACCGCCCTACCGCGGCCGGGCGGCCCGCAACGAGTACAGCAGCGGAACCCGGGGGCGCCCGGCCGGGAGCCGGTAGGCGACACCGTGCCGTTCCAGGACGGCGAAC
Proteins encoded in this window:
- a CDS encoding DUF2631 domain-containing protein, whose protein sequence is MASKAVEKRQQAAPAKVDPRDEPSAEWGWHGGFPKGGRIAGWLSVVVLLAMIYNNHENNTENVWLVGIAIAIVIGLLLDLRKRRTAWRR
- the rlmN gene encoding 23S rRNA (adenine(2503)-C(2))-methyltransferase RlmN, whose translation is MSTLPLLFEAPRRGMPPRHLADLTAAERAAAVSDLGEKPFRAKQLSNHYFARLTADPAAMTDIPAAARERLVSELMPPLLTEVRAVACDDGATRKMLWRAHDGTLLESVLMRYPDRATLCISSQAGCGMACPFCATGQAGLTRNLSTAEIVDQVRSAAAVMRDGLMPGGPGRLSNIVFMGMGEPLANYKRVIAAVRRITDPAPNGLGISQRSVTVSTVGLAPAIRRLADEKMQVRLAVSLHTPDDELRDTLVPVNNRWPVDEVLEAARYYADTTGRRVSIEYALIRDVNDQPWRADLLAKRLRRHLGRLVHVNLIPLNPTPGSEWDASPKPVEREFVRRVNEGGVACTVRDTRGQEIAAACGQLAAEG